The Alcaligenes aquatilis genome contains the following window.
ATCTACTTGATGACGACGTTCCCAGAAACGCGAAGCCACCTTGCCAAGCAGGTCGTCCCCGGTTTTGATAACAAACACCCCTTTGTCTACGGACACGCCCGCCCGATCCAATAGAGGCTGGGCCGCACCGTTGTGGCCAATGGCCTTCAAGTGCCCATAGGCGTCTGCCACAAAATCAACTGCGGCCTTGTTATTACACAGCTTTGAAGCCTGCTCCTGTGTCAACAACAAGGCGACCGCATCAAAAAGCACCGACGGAGCACCAGCGATCTTTTCATCAGCGGCCAACTGGGTGCCGTCCGACAAGGTTACGCCCCCAACTTGCGGAGCAATCAGCTTGACGGCCACACCGGCCTCTTGAGCGCCCGTCAGCAACATCTCCAGCAAGCCTTTATCCGCCCCATCCGTCACCAGTATGCCCAGCATCCGGCCTGCAACAGGTGCTTTCTGAGCCAATATGGACAAGGCTTTAGAGGGTGGCATATCTACTGGTTTGCGGGCAGGTTTGGCAGGCGGCGGCAAATCCAGGCCCAAGCCCTGGGCTGCTCGCTTGGCCAGATCCTCATCAATCACACGCAGATGAGAGAGCACCCGCACACGAACATGATTGAGTTGAACCTTGGATAGCTCAAAGACCAAACCGGCAATCAGATGCTCTTGCTCGACTTCCGTCTGCGAACGGTAAAACAAACGGGCCTGACTGTAATGGTCAGCAAAAGACTCCGCCCTTACCCGCAGTTTCGCCCCGTCGTCTACCGTGCTGGGCAAGCTGCGAAAACCATGGGCCTGGGCACGGGGGCCAGCAGACTCGCCCGCCTCATCCAGGCTGTTAGGCTCATAGGTCGCGCGGCCTTTGGGAACCTGAGTTTGCATCATGCCGTCGCGCTGCATATTACTGAACGGACAACGTGGCGCATTAATGGGAATCTGATGAAAATTGACTGTTCCCAGACGAGACTTCTGTGTATCCAGGTAGGAGAACAAACGGCCTTGCAGCAAAGGATCGTCCGTAAAGTCGATGCCCGGAATAAGGTTGGACGGCAAGAAGGCGACTTGTTCGGTCTCTGCAAAAAAATTATCGGAATAACGATCCAGCACCATGCGACCCACAATTTTGACCGGCACGCTTTCTTCGGGAATGAGCTTGGTCGCATCCAGCACGTCGTAGTCCTGCTTGTCGGCCCACTCCTGGTCGAAAACCTGCACGCCAAGCTCCCACTCCGGGAAGGCTTGGCTTTGAATGGCCTCGTACAAATCGCGGCGCAGGTAATCCGAATCCGCGCCGGAAATCTTGACCGCTTCGTCCCACAAGGTCGACTGCAAACCCTGTTTGGGCTTCCAGTGAAACTTCACAAAATGCGACTTGCCCTTGGCATTCACAAAACGGAAGGTATGCACACCAAAGCCCTGCATCATGCGAAATGAGCGCGGCAAGGCTCGGTCCGACATCAACCACATGACGGTATGCAAAGACTCAGGCATCAGGGAGACAAAATCCCAGAAAGTGTCATGAGCTGACGCTGCCTGTGGAAAGCCCCGGTCTGCCTCCGGCTTGACGGCATGGATCAGGTCCGGAAACTTGATGGCGTCCTGGATAAAAAAAACGGGCATATTATTGCCCACCAGATCCCAGTTCCCCTGCTCGGTATAGAACTTGACGGCAAAGCCACGCACATCACGCGGCGTGTCTTTGGAGCCTTTGGAACCGGCCACTGTTGAAAAACGGCAGAACACCGGCACCCGGTGTCCTTCCTTTTGAAACACACAGGCCTGAGTCAACTCCGGAATGGCCTGCGTACATTCAAAATAGCCATGTGCGCCCGTGCCGCGAGCATGAACAATCCGCTCCGGGATGCGCTCGTGGTCGAAATGGAATATTTTCTCGCGCAGGACAAAATCTTCCAACAAAGTCGGGCCGCGCGCGCCAAATCGCAAGGAGTTCTGATTGTCCGATAGGGGCACGCCATGATTGGTCGTCAAGCCAGTTTGGCCAAACTGATGCAACTCCCCGCCTTGACCCACGGCATCCTGATTGGTCCTGGTTGAGGATTTTTTCGTCACCATATGTCCTCCAGTCGAGTCACCTAACAAACCCCGCTCTGCAGGTTTGAATTCAGTAGTGATACGCAACGATGTGGTGTTCAGGCGAAAAAAACCAAACCAGACTGCCAGGGTGTGCCGGCACTCGGCACCAGAACCTCGCAAGCAGGGTTTGTCTGAACGATGAGCGTGAGCCTGCCATCACCGCGCGCTCCCAATAAACTACACACGTCAAACCCAGACGTGTCCTGTTTCAAGCTCACCCATTCCTTCGGGATGCACCCTATTGATCCTGCAAATCGTGCAACTTGAAACAAGGAGCAGGCACCCCGTCCTGCTGGGGTGCCCTTGGAAAAAGCCTAGGAGTTTTAATGACTTGATGTGCGAACCAATCTCTCGAAACGTAAACAAGCATGTCCACATTTTTTTCGTGACAAGCCGGTAACTGTCAGGCCCGCTCTGGCATCATGCGCATTTTCTCGCTCTATACTGAGCACGCTTTAGCGCATGCCCAAGCATGTGCTCCGTTTCTTTTTGGAATGATTTTGTGTTTCAAGCCACTGCCCTCGTCTTCGCTCTATATGTCGCTTGGCGACTGATCAAACCTTTACCGATCAAACCCTGGATCAAGTGGCTGTTAAGTGCCTTGGCCATTGCCGCCACCCTGCACCATTACACCGTCGCCCTGTTTTGGGGCTCCCGCGCTTCTCCGGAAATTCCCGCCCAAGTCATCATGATCCTGGGATGGGCTTTTGGAGCTGTCTTGCTGGCCACCTGCTTGACCTTGATCACCGATCTGGCAGGTTTGCTAATGCGCGTCCTGTACAAACCTGCCGGACGGGTGCTGCTGCGCTCCCCCACCTTGCGCGGTGTGCTAGGTATCGCCGCTGTCAGTCTTTCCGCATTGGGCGTGTGGCAGGCGGTGCAAGTCCCGGAAGTAAAATCCATCGACGTAAAGGTGAATGGCTTACCCCCTAGCCTGGATGGTTTCAAGCTGATGCAACTGACCGACCTGCACGCCAGCCGTCTGCTGCAAGGGCCGTGGGTACAGGCCATCGTGGACAAAACACAGGCCTTAAAACCGGACTTGATTGCAATTACGGGCGACTTGGTCGATGGCACGGTGAAAGCTCGTCGCGAAGATGTCGCCCCCTTGCAAGCCCTGTCTGCCCCCAAAGGGGTTTGGGTCATTGCAGGCAACCACGAGTACTACACCCAGTATCAGCCCTGGATAGAACACTTCAACAGTCTGGGGCTACGTTTGCTCCTAAATGAGCACAGCATTATTGAGCAAGGCGATGCCGCTTTCGCCTTGGCTGGCATCACGGACAAGTCAGCGGCCGTGCATGGGCAGCCCACGCCCGACGTGGCTGCGGCGGTCGCCGGCATCCCGGTCGGCATGCCCATCATCATGCTGGCCCATCGCCCCGATACCGCCAAAGAAAGCGCAGCGGCCGGCGTGGCTTTGCAACTGTCCGGCCATACACACGGCGGCCATATCTTAGGCATGCACAAGATCGTGCAAATGGCCAATGACGGCTATGTAGGCGGACTGTATCAAGTCGATGATATGCAGCTCTATGTCAGCTACGGCGCCGGGCTGTGGCCAGGTTTCCCCCTGCGTCTGGGGCGCGCCTCGGAAATTACCTTGATTACCTTGCGCGCCTCCTGAACCTGAAACGCAAACCGAAGTATCAAGATACGCTGCGCAGTGCCCGTCGACACAGGCGCTGCACAGCCGCATTATCCGGTGATTGCACCTGCCATTGAGCACATAAATCGCGCACCCACTGTGGCTGATCCTTGGCTGCATCATTCAAGAAGTTGGCCACCGAGTCTTGCACATACACGCTGTCATCCCGATACAAGGTTTCCAGAATCGGCAACATGCGCTCCGGTTCCTTTTTCAGAATAGCGATATGCGCGCACCACACTCCCCGAGGGCGCAGGGCTTCACACGCAAAGCGGCGCAGATATTCCGAGTCTGAACGTGCCCACTGCTGCAAGGTCTGAATCGATACCTCCAGCTCGGCCACCAGTTGAGGCCGTACCGCCATCCAGGCCCATTCGCGCACACCAAAATGCGGATCATCCGCCAAGGGACGCAGTGCGTCCAGACGCTGGGAGACACTTAGCGGCTCGCGCGCTCCCACCATAAAGCAAGCCCAGCCACGCACCACATCGGCCGGATGATTCAGGCAACGCATCCAGGCCATCTCACCATAGGTTTGCAGCAAATATTCCCCTATGGCTTTCATGCGCTTGAGAATGCCCAATTCGGCCAGGGCGTCGATGTGCTGCGCGCCCTGCTCATCCAGTTCCGGAAAAACAGTGGCCACCAGCACACGCTGATCAATCGCCAGCGACTCCGTCAGGGTAGCGCCCTGGATTTCCCCCTTGGACAGGGCCAACAAAATATCAGCGGGTATGTCCGCGACCCTGGCATAACCCTTGCGGTTTTCTGTACTCATGATGCTTGTTCTCCTGCGGCCGCTTTGTTCAACAAGGTGCTTAACTGCGCGCATTCCGCCTCGGACAAATGCCTGAACAGATTGCCTATCCACTGGGCATGTGTCCCCACCAGGGTCTTGGCCAGCTCCTCCCCCTGAGGACTGAGTTTCACCATGACGGAACGCCGATCCGCCTCGGCCGCAAAGCGTTGCACCCAACCCGCTTTAAGCAGTCCATCCACCAAGGTGGTGACCGTTGCGCGCGTAACACCTGCCCGCTCAGCCAGGATATGCGAGGGCATACCCTCGGGTGCCTCTTTCAGCAAAAACAAAAGCACAAAACGGGCTTCGCTCAAGCCATAGGGTGCCAACAAGGCGGCGCAGTCTCGATCAATACGAGCGGACAAGGACAAGAGCTGAAAACAAAGAGACATTCCCTGTACGTTAACGTCCTGGTGCTGCTGTGCATGCGAGAGTAAGGCCTGATATTTCGCTTCCAATTTCATAGTTTGAGATCAAATTATTTGACATCAAATCTTAATATTGGATTCCATCAAAAACAAGAAAAATAAAAGAGACTTGCTTATCCGAAATGAACGTGCGCAGATTTCATATCATGCCAATCCAAACCACAAAGCGAAATATGCCCAATGGTAAGGAACCTATCCATAAATACAGCCGATCTTCTGACAAAAAGAGTGTCGCCAAAACTCGACAATGCCACATTTTAAGCTTGATGCTTACCAAGCGAACCCCTCGCATGCGGTAAGGTAGAAGGCTGGTCAGGCATCAGCCCTGCCAACTATCCTCTGCAGCACACATGGAATCCGAGTACCAGCATCATGAATAGCATCAAGAAATCGAACAAATTGGCGAATGTTTTGTACGATATTCGCGGCCCCATCATGGACCGGGCCAAGCAAATGGAAGACGAGGGTCAGCAACTGATCAAGCTGAACATCGGCAATTTGGCGGTATTCGGTTTTGATGCCCCGGAAGAGATCCAGCTCGATATGATCCGCAACCTGCCCAATTCCTCGGGCTACTCGGACAGCAAAGGTATTTTTGCCGCGCGCAAAGCCGTCATGCACTACACCCAGGAACAAGGCATCAAGGGCGTGACGCTGGAAGACATTTACCTGGGCAATGGTGCTTCTGAACTGATTGCCATGGCGACCAATGCCCTGCTGGACGACGGCGACGAGCTGCTTTTACCCATGCCCGACTACCCGCTGTGGACGGCTGTCACCAGCCTGTCCGGCGGTACGCCCGTCCATTACCTCTGTGATGAAGCCAATGGCTGGATCCCTGATCTGGACGATATCCGCTCCAAGATCACCCCGCGCACCAAAGGTCTGGTGGTCATCAACCCGAACAACCCCACCGGCGTGCTCTACCCCGACTCGGTGCTGCAAGCCCTGATCGATATTGCCCGCGAATTCAATCTGGTGCTGCTGGCCGACGAAGTCTACGACAAGGTCTTGTTTGACGACATGAAGCACACCGCGATGGCCAGCCTGTCCACCGACGTGCTGACCTTGACCTTCAACTCCTTGTCCAAAAGCTACCGCGCCTGTGGTTACCGCGCAGGCTGGCTGGTGATTTCGGGCGACAAGCAGGCTGGCGCTGACTATATCGAAGGGCTGAGCATGTTGGCCAATATGAAGCTATGCGCGAACGTGCCCGGCCAATGGGCTATTCAAACGGCCTTGGGTGGTTATCAGAGCATTAACGACCTGGTTTGCGAAGGCGGACGCCTGCGTCGTCAACGCGATCTGGCATACGAACTGATCACCGCCATTCCCGGGGTCAGCTGCGTCATGCCCCACGCTGCTCTGTACATGTTCCCGCGTCTGGATCCCGAAATTTACCCCATCAAGGACGACCGTCAGTTCTTCCTGCAACTGCTGGAAGCCACCCGCGTGATGCTGGTGCAAGGTACGGGCTTTAACTGGCCTCATCCGGACCACTTCCGCATGGTGTTCCTGCCCCACGAGCCCGACCTGCGCGAGGCCATCGGCCGCATGGCCAAGTTCCTGAAAGACTACCGTGTCAAGCACGGTACGGAACGGCCTGAGTTTGCGCAAGCAGCACTTCCCGCTGAGAGTACTGTGCAAACCGCCTAAGCAAAAAACGTTGCCAAGCAGGGACTGAGAAGTCAATAGACCTTGATGTAGTGACCAACGCCCGATACAGCACATCGGGCGTTTTTTATTCTGAAAATCGACTTATTGAGGACAAGCTTCCCCACCAGGCAATGCGGCCAGAACAGCCGCCTGCATACTTTGCGTCAACACGGTATCACCCATGGCCCGGCTGATCATCCCTGTCCCCAACATGGCGGCAAACAAGAGCATGACTTGCTCTTCGGACTGCTCGGCACAGGCTTGCAAGGCAAGGCGGCGAAACTGCTCAAACAAGTGCTCTACCCCTTCACTGTAAATTGCCGTGGTCTGCGCATCAGCAGGCAGGCCGCTAGCCAGGGAAGAAAAGGCCAAAATCGGGCAGCTTTGAGTTTGAGGACGATGCTTGAAGTAACGTCGCATCAAGGCTTGAAAACCTTGTACGGCATCTTCTTCATAGCGTTGGTTGATACGCTGCCAGGATGCCGAGGACTGCGTAAAGGCAAAACGGGAAGCCTCCTCAATCAAGGCCTCTTTGGAGGCAAACTGTTTGTAGAAGGCGCCAGCCGTCAGACCCGCATCATCCATGATGTCCCCGATCGAGACCCCTTCCACCCCATGTTTGCGAAACAGCCGGCATGCCGTTTCCAGCACCCGTTCGCGGTTGCGTTCGGCCTGCTCGCGCGAGACACGCCCCATTCAAACCTCCGGACGACGAAAAGCAATCAGCTTGGCAATCAAGCGCTGACACACTTCATTATTTTGATTCATGGTGTGAGACTCCACCGTCACCATCCCCCTGTCCGCTTTAGAACGAGAGGGCTGAATGTCGATGATTTTACTGAGCACATGCAAGACATCACCAGCACGCGTGGGCCGTGGCCAGTCTATCTGCCCGCCGGCACCAATAATTCCCTGACTGAATTCCAAGCTGTCCACCAACAGCTTCATGGTGATGGCAGCAGTGTGCCAACCGCTTGCAGCCAAACCTTGAAAGAACGTGTCCTTGGCCGCTTCCGCATCCAGATGGAAAGGCTGCGGATCAAACTGGCGGGCAAAGCTGATAATTTGCGCCTCATCCAGAGCATGCTCTGCGCTGCGAAACTCCATCCCCAGGGCCAGATCGTCAAGATAAACAACTGCGGTAAGACTCATCCGACTATTCTCCAGAAAGTGTGCGAGTGCGTATTGCTGCCTACATAAATAGATTATGAATAGCAGCTATCCTTGCACAAGCTTTTCTGAAAATCAACAATAGATTACAGACATACTCTATTTTGAAAATGGTGATTACTCTGCTTTGTTACCTGAAAGCCATTCAGTAGAGCGTTTGAGAAAATGCGCCTTGAATAGGGCACATCGCCCCACAGACCAGCAAGACATAAAGGAAAGCCACCCTTTGCTAGCAGACTCCTCAAGGGGCTGCCTTCATCTGCTGGGCTTTAGCCTGCTAAATCCAGTACCAAGGTCTGCGACATCAAAGACGAGCCTTCACGCAACGGCTCAGGTTCACCGCTAGGCGAAAAACCATACTTCTTATACAACTGGACGGCTGCCGCATTCGTCAGAGTCACACTCAAACGTATACAAGCCGCCTGCTTACTGTTTGCCCATTTCACTGACGCATCCAGCAGGCCATAGCCTACCTGTAAGCCACGCGCGGAGGGTGCCACCCACATCTGATAGATATCAGCCACGGCAGGTTCCGAGGCGGGCAGCTTGCACCAGACCAGACCACACGCTTGCCCCTCCTTGTCAGCTAACAAGACATGGTCTGCCTCGGATGCACAAGCGGTTTGGATCCGCTCCTGCCAGAAATGCTCAGAATGTGCGGACTCCACGGCATAGGTACTCCCGAAAGCATCGGGAGAATCACGCAAGGCACTGAGGCGCAATGCTTGATACGTGCGCCATTCATGCGCCTGAACCGGACGAATAGAGATCACAACACATCCTTTATAAAGAGAGTCAGGTACCGATCAGGGACCACAACGCTTAATGCAAGGGCCGCAACAGCAATACAGCGCACAAAGCCAGCATGAAAACAGCGATGCTGGCATCCAGCACACGCCAGGCCAAAGGCTGACGAAACACGGGTTGCAACAATCGCGCCCCATAGCCCAAGGCCAGAAACCAGCTGGCACTGGCTGCACAGGCCCCCAAGGCAAAGGCCCACTGCAAGTGGCCAGGATACGGCGTAGACAGGCTACCTAGCAGCACCATCGTATCCAGATACACGTGAGGATTCAAAAAAGTAAATGCCAGACAAGTGAGCAAGATACGACGACGGTTGCGCTCGCTACCCTGCCCAGCCATCAAGCTGCCCTTGCCCGTCCAAGCCCGTTGTGCGGCCAACAGCCCATACCAAGCAAGAAAAGCCGCGCCGCCAAAGCGCAGAACTTGCAGCAAGCCTGGCCATTCCTCTACCAAGGTACCAATGCCAGCCACGCCCCCTAGAATCAAGACGATATCGGCCAAGGCACAGATAGCGACCACCAAGCCCACATGCCTACGCTCCAGCCCTTGCCGCAAGACAAAGGCATTTTGTGTGCCTATGGCCATGATCAGGCCAGCACCCGTCAAAAAACCAGTCGCAAGCACAGAGAAGAACATGCCATCCACCCACGAAATTCAACAATTGCGATAGGATGCTGTCATTTACGATTTAAGAAAAGCTAATTATTCTTTACTTAATTAAGAATTTCTAAATACATAGGCGAATCATGGATCTGTTGCACCCGCAATTAAGAGCGTTTACGGCAGTTCTGGAGGAAGGCAGCTTTGAAGCGGCCGGACGCAAGCTATACATCACCACGTCGGCTGTCTCGCAACGTATCAAAGCGCTGGAGGACAGACTGGGACAGGTTCTGGTCCTGCGCCAACCACCTTGCCGTCCTACACCAGCAGGCGAGTTGCTGCTGCGTCGTGTACGTCCCATGCAAACCCTGGAAGCAGAGGCTGTCGCCGATTTTCTGCCAGAACGAACTGGCCCACGTAGACCCATCGCCATTGCGGTCAACAGTGACTCGCTGGACACCTGGTTTCTGCAAGCCCTCTCCCAACTAAGCCAGGAACATGGCTACCTGTTTGATGTGCGCGTGGATGACCAGGACCACACGCTGGAACTGATACGCAATGGCTCCGTACTAGGTGCCGTCACCGCCGAACCGACACCCCTGCAAGGTTGCAAAGTTCAAGCACTGGGCATCATGCGCTACCAAGCCATTGCCTCTCCAGAATTTGTAGCCCAGTACTTCAGTTCAGAAGTAGACGCAGGCTCGTTGGCCCAAGCCCCCATGATTGTCTTTAACCGCAAGGACGAATTGCAGTGGCGTTTTATACGTCAGATCACCACTGAATCTGTCACCCCTCCCATCCACTATCTGCCCACCTCTACCGGCTTTGTGAAAGCGGCGGCTTTGGGCCTGGGCTGGTGTCTGGCACCGGACTCCATGGTCAGCAATGCCTTAGCCTGCCAGGAACTGTCCTTGATCGCCCCCGGCCTTTGGCTGGATGTGCCTTTGTACTGGCAACATGCCGCTATCCGCTCCGACACCTTGCACAATATGGGCAGGGCCCTTGAGCAGGCAGCCAGCACCTCATTACTGCCAGTTCCAGCGTAATGAGCTCTTTGGCGTCCTTCGCAGGAAAGCAATGGCCAGGGTTTGCCCCTCGCAGTAAATGGTAAAAAAGCGGGCTCACGCCAGCTTTTGCAACAGACTTATCAAGAGAATCGAACTCAAGGCTTTCTTTTGGTCTTGGAAGGTCGAGCCTGCTCAGAAATAATGCGCGCCAGTTTCTGCGCCGCCTCCTTCATTTGCTCTGGACTGAACGCACTCAGGCCCAAAATCAGCCCTGGGGGGCCCTCACCGGCGTGATACATGGCAGAGACCGGACGCACGGCCACGCCCTCTTTCATGGCCTGCTGCGCCACCGCCACATCGTCAATCTGTGCGGTCAACCACAAGACCGAGTGCATCCCTTGATCGCTGGGTTGCAGACGCGTCAAATCATCAGGCAAGACATCACGCACAATCTCAAAAAGATGGTTGCGACATTGAGTGTAGACCCCACGCATACGCCGAATATGCCGCTCCAGATGCCCCTCTGCAATAAAGCTGGCCAGGACATGCTGGTCTGCACTGGGCGGATGCCGATCCAGCAGGACTCGCGCTCCGCAAAAAGCCTGTACCAACGGTGGCGGCACAATCGCATAGCCCAGACGTAGCGAGGGAAACAGCACCTTGCTAAAGGTTCCAAGATAGATCACTCGCTCCGGGTCCAGGCCCTGCATGGCAGGAAAAGGATGGCCGCAGTAGCGGAACTCGCTGTCGTAATCATCCTCAACAACCCAGGCGGACTTATCGCGTGCCCACGCCAGCAAGGCATTGCGTCGTGCCATGCTCATGGGCATGCCCAAAGGGTATTGATGCGAAGGAGTCACAAAGGCGACCCGCGCATCGGCTTGCAAGCGTATGCCCGCAGCCACATCCAGCCCCTCTTCATCCACAGGCACACGAACCATACGTTCCGGCGAACCTACCGTATTCAAAATCGCGGTAATGCCAGGATAAGCCGGGTTCTCTACCCAGGCGAAATCCTGCCTGCTCATCAAGACCAGACAAGCCAGAAACAAACCT
Protein-coding sequences here:
- a CDS encoding MaoC family dehydratase, which encodes MSLTAVVYLDDLALGMEFRSAEHALDEAQIISFARQFDPQPFHLDAEAAKDTFFQGLAASGWHTAAITMKLLVDSLEFSQGIIGAGGQIDWPRPTRAGDVLHVLSKIIDIQPSRSKADRGMVTVESHTMNQNNEVCQRLIAKLIAFRRPEV
- a CDS encoding GNAT family N-acetyltransferase → MISIRPVQAHEWRTYQALRLSALRDSPDAFGSTYAVESAHSEHFWQERIQTACASEADHVLLADKEGQACGLVWCKLPASEPAVADIYQMWVAPSARGLQVGYGLLDASVKWANSKQAACIRLSVTLTNAAAVQLYKKYGFSPSGEPEPLREGSSLMSQTLVLDLAG
- a CDS encoding metallophosphoesterase, which codes for MFQATALVFALYVAWRLIKPLPIKPWIKWLLSALAIAATLHHYTVALFWGSRASPEIPAQVIMILGWAFGAVLLATCLTLITDLAGLLMRVLYKPAGRVLLRSPTLRGVLGIAAVSLSALGVWQAVQVPEVKSIDVKVNGLPPSLDGFKLMQLTDLHASRLLQGPWVQAIVDKTQALKPDLIAITGDLVDGTVKARREDVAPLQALSAPKGVWVIAGNHEYYTQYQPWIEHFNSLGLRLLLNEHSIIEQGDAAFALAGITDKSAAVHGQPTPDVAAAVAGIPVGMPIIMLAHRPDTAKESAAAGVALQLSGHTHGGHILGMHKIVQMANDGYVGGLYQVDDMQLYVSYGAGLWPGFPLRLGRASEITLITLRAS
- a CDS encoding TetR/AcrR family transcriptional regulator → MGRVSREQAERNRERVLETACRLFRKHGVEGVSIGDIMDDAGLTAGAFYKQFASKEALIEEASRFAFTQSSASWQRINQRYEEDAVQGFQALMRRYFKHRPQTQSCPILAFSSLASGLPADAQTTAIYSEGVEHLFEQFRRLALQACAEQSEEQVMLLFAAMLGTGMISRAMGDTVLTQSMQAAVLAALPGGEACPQ
- a CDS encoding PLP-dependent aminotransferase family protein; the encoded protein is MSRTAHNPKIPSLGELDRSAGTLGRQLAQKLREAVKNGALKPGESLPSTRALAASLGVARGTVVEAFEQLIAEGFLESLPGVGTYIAPSLGHPKDAAKKRRAASLPAQPAPPAAQPFNTVAAQFQPLPSAPFAVSIPLGAAAPGPIWRRLGNRLRAHGQGAPGGYGDPQGALPLREAIAEYVRRSRSVRCEAEQVIVTTGTQQGLFLACLVLMSRQDFAWVENPAYPGITAILNTVGSPERMVRVPVDEEGLDVAAGIRLQADARVAFVTPSHQYPLGMPMSMARRNALLAWARDKSAWVVEDDYDSEFRYCGHPFPAMQGLDPERVIYLGTFSKVLFPSLRLGYAIVPPPLVQAFCGARVLLDRHPPSADQHVLASFIAEGHLERHIRRMRGVYTQCRNHLFEIVRDVLPDDLTRLQPSDQGMHSVLWLTAQIDDVAVAQQAMKEGVAVRPVSAMYHAGEGPPGLILGLSAFSPEQMKEAAQKLARIISEQARPSKTKRKP
- a CDS encoding LysR family transcriptional regulator ArgP, with product MDLLHPQLRAFTAVLEEGSFEAAGRKLYITTSAVSQRIKALEDRLGQVLVLRQPPCRPTPAGELLLRRVRPMQTLEAEAVADFLPERTGPRRPIAIAVNSDSLDTWFLQALSQLSQEHGYLFDVRVDDQDHTLELIRNGSVLGAVTAEPTPLQGCKVQALGIMRYQAIASPEFVAQYFSSEVDAGSLAQAPMIVFNRKDELQWRFIRQITTESVTPPIHYLPTSTGFVKAAALGLGWCLAPDSMVSNALACQELSLIAPGLWLDVPLYWQHAAIRSDTLHNMGRALEQAASTSLLPVPA
- a CDS encoding MarR family winged helix-turn-helix transcriptional regulator codes for the protein MKLEAKYQALLSHAQQHQDVNVQGMSLCFQLLSLSARIDRDCAALLAPYGLSEARFVLLFLLKEAPEGMPSHILAERAGVTRATVTTLVDGLLKAGWVQRFAAEADRRSVMVKLSPQGEELAKTLVGTHAQWIGNLFRHLSEAECAQLSTLLNKAAAGEQAS
- a CDS encoding catalase — encoded protein: MVTKKSSTRTNQDAVGQGGELHQFGQTGLTTNHGVPLSDNQNSLRFGARGPTLLEDFVLREKIFHFDHERIPERIVHARGTGAHGYFECTQAIPELTQACVFQKEGHRVPVFCRFSTVAGSKGSKDTPRDVRGFAVKFYTEQGNWDLVGNNMPVFFIQDAIKFPDLIHAVKPEADRGFPQAASAHDTFWDFVSLMPESLHTVMWLMSDRALPRSFRMMQGFGVHTFRFVNAKGKSHFVKFHWKPKQGLQSTLWDEAVKISGADSDYLRRDLYEAIQSQAFPEWELGVQVFDQEWADKQDYDVLDATKLIPEESVPVKIVGRMVLDRYSDNFFAETEQVAFLPSNLIPGIDFTDDPLLQGRLFSYLDTQKSRLGTVNFHQIPINAPRCPFSNMQRDGMMQTQVPKGRATYEPNSLDEAGESAGPRAQAHGFRSLPSTVDDGAKLRVRAESFADHYSQARLFYRSQTEVEQEHLIAGLVFELSKVQLNHVRVRVLSHLRVIDEDLAKRAAQGLGLDLPPPAKPARKPVDMPPSKALSILAQKAPVAGRMLGILVTDGADKGLLEMLLTGAQEAGVAVKLIAPQVGGVTLSDGTQLAADEKIAGAPSVLFDAVALLLTQEQASKLCNNKAAVDFVADAYGHLKAIGHNGAAQPLLDRAGVSVDKGVFVIKTGDDLLGKVASRFWERRHQVDGMA
- a CDS encoding LysE/ArgO family amino acid transporter, whose protein sequence is MFFSVLATGFLTGAGLIMAIGTQNAFVLRQGLERRHVGLVVAICALADIVLILGGVAGIGTLVEEWPGLLQVLRFGGAAFLAWYGLLAAQRAWTGKGSLMAGQGSERNRRRILLTCLAFTFLNPHVYLDTMVLLGSLSTPYPGHLQWAFALGACAASASWFLALGYGARLLQPVFRQPLAWRVLDASIAVFMLALCAVLLLRPLH
- a CDS encoding pyridoxal phosphate-dependent aminotransferase, which codes for MNSIKKSNKLANVLYDIRGPIMDRAKQMEDEGQQLIKLNIGNLAVFGFDAPEEIQLDMIRNLPNSSGYSDSKGIFAARKAVMHYTQEQGIKGVTLEDIYLGNGASELIAMATNALLDDGDELLLPMPDYPLWTAVTSLSGGTPVHYLCDEANGWIPDLDDIRSKITPRTKGLVVINPNNPTGVLYPDSVLQALIDIAREFNLVLLADEVYDKVLFDDMKHTAMASLSTDVLTLTFNSLSKSYRACGYRAGWLVISGDKQAGADYIEGLSMLANMKLCANVPGQWAIQTALGGYQSINDLVCEGGRLRRQRDLAYELITAIPGVSCVMPHAALYMFPRLDPEIYPIKDDRQFFLQLLEATRVMLVQGTGFNWPHPDHFRMVFLPHEPDLREAIGRMAKFLKDYRVKHGTERPEFAQAALPAESTVQTA
- a CDS encoding HEAT repeat domain-containing protein, with amino-acid sequence MSTENRKGYARVADIPADILLALSKGEIQGATLTESLAIDQRVLVATVFPELDEQGAQHIDALAELGILKRMKAIGEYLLQTYGEMAWMRCLNHPADVVRGWACFMVGAREPLSVSQRLDALRPLADDPHFGVREWAWMAVRPQLVAELEVSIQTLQQWARSDSEYLRRFACEALRPRGVWCAHIAILKKEPERMLPILETLYRDDSVYVQDSVANFLNDAAKDQPQWVRDLCAQWQVQSPDNAAVQRLCRRALRSVS